The genomic region aaaaactaattttaTAGACGATATCCAAAAGTCACTAAAATAATGTTAAAAATGAACGGGTTTCTAAAAGGAAGTTTTCAAGGGCTAGTCAATGGTGCGGGCCGGGTCGGGGGTGGGCCAGGTTTGACTTGGGAGACCCGAAACCGGCTCGAGATAAGGGGTGGGTCAAGTCGGGCCAAGCCGAGTTAAAGGTGACCTCTGAAGCGGGTTTAGGGCGGGTCCGGGTTGGGACGGCCGAGCTTGAGATTTGGGGACTCGAAAACGGCCCGAATATAGGACGGGTCGGGCGGGTCAAAAGTGACCCATAGACGGGTCGGGTCCGGGTTGACCCGCACTTTTGACCGGCCCTAATTTTCAATCAACTGAAAATGTGGGAACTTTTTTTTCCGTCCAACTACTACTCAAGTTTAAAACCGTCTCAAGTTAAAAGAAGATATTCCAAAGTCACTGAAATAATGTTAAAATGAGCCGGTTTGTAAAGAGAAATTTTCAATCAACTACAAACTCAAAGAGTAAAATAGGAAAGGTTACTCATATTTTAGAGCTAAAATCAACATTTGATTCATTTCATAAAGATCAAATACAAATATTTTGTAGGTTAACATACTACAACAAGCTGCAATTCTAGCTAACATTAGATTAATAATTGGTTTAAGTGTTTCAACAATAACCAAAGCTATACATCCTACACTTATTAGACTACTCTACTGTCCACTAGTACCACTAGTACTTGCTTCATATTCGGTTAGAAGCATCTGAGCTTCTTTTAGGGTTTCCAGAACCTCGACCATTTGAGGTCTCATCACGGCATCTACTTGTAGACACCGGAAAGCAAGCTGAGCTACTAAGTCGATGGACGTCTTGATAGTTGGATCGACGTCGTATCGGAGAGATGAGTCTACTAACTCATTCATCTCTCCCTTCTGGATTCTGTCCAGGGCCATTGAAAACAAGTTAATGTCATCACCCCGTCTTGTAACGTCTACAGCTTCCTTTGACGATATTAACTCCACTAGAACAACTCCAAAGCTGTAGACATCACTCTTTTCGGTCAACCGGTAATGACGAAAGTACACTGGATCCACGTAGCCAGGAGTCCCTTGTGGGTAGGTCCAGACATGACTCCTATCTAGAGGAAACGGCTTAGCTAATCCAAAATCCGCCACCTTGACTTGTAAGTTGTTATCCAATAGGATATTTGCGGTTTTCACATCTCGGTGAATAACCCCATTTTGGTGGAGGAAATACAACCCTTCTGCGGTTTCGACCGCGATTTTGGCTCGCAAAGGCCAAGGGAGACGGCTTGTTTGAGAAACTTTGCCGTGCAAATGGTCCCCGAGGGTTCCATTTGAGATGTACTCGTACACCAAGAGTATTTCCTTGCTCGTTCTAGGTGTACAACCATACAAAACTAAGACGTTCTTGTGCCGTAGGTGGGCTAAGACGCTAACCTCGTTCATATATTGTTCCATTCGCTTGTCATTGTGCTGGTAAAATCGCTTGACTGCAACTTCTTGACCGTCCGAGAGTTTACCTGAAAACACAATTGAAGAAAATCATAAATCAAGAATAGCTAGAAAAATGGAAAAATGGGAGATAATGCCTACTAAACAATCACCTCAAATATACAGTACATAGTCACTCATGCCTTTGATTCTACCAGCCTCAAATCAAGATTGTTCAACAATTATTTAAAAACTCTAGATGCCGAGTCCAACAATTCAGCAACTTAAATTTAGCAGCAGTCCTAGGCCTAATATCACCTAATGTAACTATGGCAGGGGGGGTGATCAAACACACAAGGGAGTCTGCAAAAGAGAGGGGATTTTCCCTCATCACTTGAAGTATATCACAAAGAATTTGAGTTAAGGCTAAGACAATTAAGGACACGAACTATCCTTCTTTTTCCAGTTAAGGAACTCCCTAACCTATTCCGTTAACTCTCCGTTAATTATTTCATTGCACACCTACTGAGTTACTGCCTTGCCCATTGCATCTTTGGTTCTTTTTGATGATCAATCCAAATAAATTTTTGTAACAAATGCAGGCCAATTAATACTATGATGGATTTTAGATTTTTAGGTTTGTTTTTCGAATTTCTTTTTTGAAAATATAATTAATGAGAAAATTATGTTGATGAACTGGAAATTACTATAACATTACATCATACGCAATTGAAAAATCTAGCGGAaaggaaaaaaataaaacaaatgagATAGTGAAATCGAAAAGCTAATCTATCTCTTCGAATATGAAGGAACAAGCAATTCAATCCATCAAGCAGCTAATATATCTCTTCAAATTTTCGTTTCAAATATATCTGCCGCCATTGATATTTCCATGGTTCAGAACTAATAATTTATAAAACTCGAACAAAAACAAAATCACCTAAATTACACTGATGATGTAATGTTTGATTGATTTTGTTTAAGACGAGGGATTGATTATCAACATATCAGGGGGTGGATTCATTAAAGTATTATGCTTTTGTtacaaaaaaattatttaagatgAGTGAATCAAGATGAACCAAACATGCAGATGAGCACGGCAACAAGTGTACAACGAAACAATTAACGAAGAGTTAGCGGAATGGGTAATTGAGTTCCTTAACTGGAAAAAAAAAGATAGTTAGGGTCCTTGTCTTAGCCTTAACTCCAAAGAATTTTCCATATAAAAAGTTTTCACCTCAGATGCGAGCAAATTGATTCCCCACCAACGGCCTTTACCCGTCCAAGATGATAAGGATAAAGGAGGATATACGAGTAATTAGGAGTTGCTTGCATCTGAGGTGGAAACTTTCCTCATGGCAACACCCGACAACACGATTCCAAACGAATCCAAGCCATCGAAACCTCTTATTCTGGTCTGCCAACTATGATAAGGTCGAGAATATCCTCTATGGTTATGGTCCTCAAGTGCATTATTAATGTCTAATTAACAAAGGGACCAACCGTTTAAAACCACAAGCGATAACAAACAATCAAACTGTGGACTGAATGTGTCCAAATAACCAATACCGGGACGTTGGTGAAAACCTTTAGCAACCAAACAAGCATTGTATGGTTTAATAGTACCCAAAACACCAACTTGCACCTCACAATAAATGAAAAAATTGGATAATTAATAACATACCATAATACACCGTCGTATATGCACCCTCTCCAAGCTCGCGATTCTCAGCGAAGTTATCTGTGGCCTTTTCGAGATCCTTATAGTCGAATAGCTTGAGATCCAAAGTGCTAGCCTCTTCCAAGATCGAGTTCGGAGATGGGCGAGTTGGAAATGATTGGCCGAGTTGTTGTAGGGGGTGAGATGAAGCTTCAGTCGTCGTGTCTTGTTCAGAAAACTGCCGGTTTCTTAGGAAATAGATGATCCCAACTGTCAGAGCAACAAGTACCACCCCTCCTCCAACACATAATCCTGTATACAATTTTGAATGAAAATTAGTTTGTAATGTTTTGCACAATCGTCTTGAGAATTCACCAATAGAGTTGATTTGTTAATTCATACTTACCTATTATTAAACCGATCTTCGAATGCTTGGAGGATTTCTTTTCAGCAGCTACAGTAAAAAATTGAAGAACTTAGATAGGGTTTCTGTCATTTTGAATGATTCAATTCAAAGCATGCAAATTATGAACTATTTGGGTTGAAAAACAGAAGAGACACTAACTAATTGGGTTGAAAAAAAGATCAGATTTATGTTATTTAAGGAATTATAACTATCCTACAGGATAATGACTGATATTTTCTCATCTTCCAAGTCCTGACTCCAAAATTCAACACTAACCGTAACATTATTGTCCGTAAGAGATCATCATTTTCATTGGACCAACTGAGGAAACAAAACCTTACCAATAAAAACTAGACGAGAAATCTCTAAGCAAAAGACACTGCCTAAAGACTACCATCACGACTACGATTTGTTCATTTTGACATCCCTTGAACCAAGACAGTGTTTGAAAAAAACTGCAGTAAAAACCTACTGCAGTAAAAGCACCAGAGCTTCTGAGTTCTGACAATAACATTTCAGTTTTTAATGATTCAATTCAAAGCATGCAAATTGTGAACTAATTGGGTTGAAAAACAGATTAGGGATCATCATTTTCATCAGTCCAACCAAGGAAACAGAACCTTACAAATAAAAAGCATACGAGAAACCTCTAAGCGAAAGACACTGCCTAAAGACTCTACCATTATGATTTACGGCTACGCTTTGTTCGTTTTGACATCCCTTGAACCAAGAAAATCTTTGAAAAACACTGTATAAACTACTGCAGTAGATCAACCAGAGCTCCTGACAATAACATTTGGATTTACTAAAGATCATTGTTGATATTATTAACCCACCATTTAACATTGATCTTACTTCTATATAGTCTTACAATTGATGCCCACATGgccataatctctaattacaaaGCAAAATGTGTTTCAGTAAATACATATTGTTAAGGAACTAACAGTAACAGCAATTTCATACAGTATGAGTATCGCTTTGCACCAAATTTGTTAACATTGCCAAACtatacaacaaaaacaacaacaacaacaacaacaacaacaacaacaacaacaacaacaacaacaacaacaacaacaacaacaacaacaacaacaacagagccttaatcccacaatgatttggggtcggctgacatgaatcatcgtttcgattttaaaacctctaAGTTTACCTtcactttccattacattttcgctctcctttttgttttttattttcccttttctattcgctATGATCAAACAAAAAACCTCTAAATACTCCCTAGACAATAAAAACAGATAAGGTTTCTGTTATTTAAGGAATTATTATAACTCTCCTACAAGATAATGACTGACATTTTCTCATCCTCTAAGTCTCTGACTCCAAAATTCAACACTAACAGTAACATTATTGTTAGTTTTGACATGCCTTACAAATAAAAACGAGACGAGAAACCTCTAAGCAAAAGACACTGCCTAAAGACTCCACCATTACGACTACGATTTGTTCGTTTTGACATCCCTTGAACCAAGACAGTGTTTGAAAAAAACTGCAGTAAAAGCACCAGAGTTTCTGAGTCCTGACAATAACATTTCAATTTACTGATCCCTTCTATACAGTCTAAACACATATTGTTAAGGAACTAACAGTAACAGCAATTGCATGCAGTATGATCAAACAGAAAACCTCTAAATTAAATATTAAACTATGATCAATAAAACGGTCAAAGCACATATACCTTGGGTGGGTGGGATGGCTGTTGAATTGATGATGTTGCACTTGATATCTTCAATTCCGTGTGGGCATAAACAAACAGTTCTGTTTCGACTGTTATCGTACCCGCAACTTCCATTTGATGGTGCCCCTTCACAAGTCTGACAGAATACAACATCATTCTGATTCTGTAAAGTATAATTCAACTGAAAACCATCCTGAAAGACCATCGTCAAACCAACTACCGGATCCACAAGACTTGGAACCACAACACTCAGATTACAATGATACTCAAGCGGGTTGACTATCCC from Silene latifolia isolate original U9 population chromosome 3, ASM4854445v1, whole genome shotgun sequence harbors:
- the LOC141646973 gene encoding LEAF RUST 10 DISEASE-RESISTANCE LOCUS RECEPTOR-LIKE PROTEIN KINASE-like 1.3 yields the protein MKLVLFLVVFLFLLGDSQGNHTWYDSCNRLVGCGSFVPVGYPFWGGQWRPKECGYPHLKISCEDGLTPTIMIDGMEYVVLNINELDWVMRVARKDYYSQGVCLKTFANISLNWNEFRYTPITQNLTVLYGCKPPKSRVSEKFSCKIKGIARDTGYYVDGIVNPLEYHCNLSVVVPSLVDPVVGLTMVFQDGFQLNYTLQNQNDVVFCQTCEGAPSNGSCGYDNSRNRTVCLCPHGIEDIKCNIINSTAIPPTQAAEKKSSKHSKIGLIIGLCVGGGVVLVALTVGIIYFLRNRQFSEQDTTTEASSHPLQQLGQSFPTRPSPNSILEEASTLDLKLFDYKDLEKATDNFAENRELGEGAYTTVYYGKLSDGQEVAVKRFYQHNDKRMEQYMNEVSVLAHLRHKNVLVLYGCTPRTSKEILLVYEYISNGTLGDHLHGKVSQTSRLPWPLRAKIAVETAEGLYFLHQNGVIHRDVKTANILLDNNLQVKVADFGLAKPFPLDRSHVWTYPQGTPGYVDPVYFRHYRLTEKSDVYSFGVVLVELISSKEAVDVTRRGDDINLFSMALDRIQKGEMNELVDSSLRYDVDPTIKTSIDLVAQLAFRCLQVDAVMRPQMVEVLETLKEAQMLLTEYEASTSGTSGQ